In Mycoplasmopsis californica, one genomic interval encodes:
- a CDS encoding YlxR family protein → MVRRKCIVTGLILPLDQLVRVDFDKKNNIISLDLDKIKKGRGCYINLNEQNWELVKKTKALNRSFRTNVTKEVYNQIEEELRGVECLKRIDYQTKKM, encoded by the coding sequence ATGGTTCGACGCAAGTGTATTGTTACTGGTTTAATATTACCTCTTGATCAGCTTGTGCGTGTAGATTTTGATAAAAAAAACAATATTATTTCACTTGATCTTGACAAAATTAAAAAGGGTCGAGGTTGTTATATTAATCTCAATGAACAAAATTGGGAATTGGTTAAGAAAACTAAGGCATTAAACCGTAGTTTTCGAACCAACGTGACTAAAGAAGTGTATAACCAAATTGAAGAAGAATTAAGGGGGGTAGAATGTCTAAAAAGAATAGATTATCAAACCAAAAAGATGTAG